One window from the genome of Salvelinus sp. IW2-2015 unplaced genomic scaffold, ASM291031v2 Un_scaffold2509, whole genome shotgun sequence encodes:
- the LOC112074143 gene encoding BOLA class I histocompatibility antigen, alpha chain BL3-7-like isoform X2: MKGFILMFLGIVHLHEAFGAIHSLLHFYTASSDIPNFPEFVVVGKVDDIQMVHYDSNIQKVVPEQDWVKQTDTQYWESEREKFFDSQQSFKVEVHTLKQRFNQIGGVHVLQYMYGCSRDNETGKTDSFGELGYNGEDFLEYDMNDLAWKAVKQQADFMQDKWNSDASRLVFWEIYFTQTCDKCLKKQVVNGKRTLMTVPPSVSLLQKTPSSPVTCHATGFYPSGVKVVWIKDGQEHHEDVEYGETLQNDDGTFQKSTHLTVKPEEWKNNKYQCVVQVTGIKEDFIKVLTESEIQTNRGDPAPNFVPIIGGVVALLLVVVVVVVVGVVIWKKRSKKGFIPASTSDSDSENSGKGAQKI; this comes from the exons CGATTCACTCCCTGTTGCATTTCTACACCGCATCTTCGGACATTCCCAACTTCCCAGAGTTTGTGGTTGTGGGGAAGGTGGATGATATTCAGATGGTTCACTATGACAGCAACATCCAGAAAGTGGTGCCAGAACAGGACTGGGtgaagcagacagacacacagtactgggagagcgagagagagaaattctTTGATTCCCAGCAGTCATTCAAAGTTGAAGTTCATACTCTAAAGCAGCGTTTTAACCAAATTGGAG gaGTCCACGTTCTCCAGTACATGTATGGCTGCTCACGGGATAATGAGACTGGAAAGACAGATAGTTTTGGAGAGCTGGGTTATAATGGGGAGGACTTCCTTGAGTACGACATGAATGATTTAGCTTGGAAAGCTGTTAAACAGCAAGCTGATTTCATGCAGGATAAGTGGAACAGTGACGCCAGTAGACTGGTATTCTGGGAGATCTACTTCACCCAGACCTGCGATAAGTGCCTGAAGAAGCAGGTGGTCAATGGGAAGAGAACTCTGATGACAG TCCCTCCATCAGTGTCTCTGCTCCAGAAGACCCCCTCCTCTCCAGTGACCTGCCACGCTACAGGTTTCTACCCCAGTGGAGTCAAGGTAGTCTGGATAAAAGATGGACAAGAACACCATGAAGATGTGGAGTATGGAGAGACTCTCCAAAATGATGATGGAACCTTCCAGAAAAGCACCCACCTCACAGTGAAGCCTGAGGAGTGGAAGAACAACAAGTATCAGTGTGTGGTTCAGGTCACTGGTATCAAGGAGGACTTCATCAAGGTTCTGACTGAGTCTGAGATCCAGACCAACAGGG GTGACCCAGCCCCCAATTTTGTCCCCATCATTGGCGGGGTGGTGGCTCTCCTCCtggtcgttgttgttgttgttgttgttggggtcGTCATTTGGAAGAAGAGGAGTAAGAAAG GCTTTATTCCAGCCAGCA CTTCAGACAGTGACTCTGAGAACTCTGGGAAAGGTGCCCAGAAGATTTGA